The following DNA comes from Centroberyx gerrardi isolate f3 chromosome 4, fCenGer3.hap1.cur.20231027, whole genome shotgun sequence.
CTGCtgttggagggaaaaaaagcacaaaactgCAATTGcaacttgaattgaaagtttacatTAATGTGTTGGGTGAGTTTCTGTAAAACTCCATTATAAGATTTCAAGAATGGAAGCGTTTTTCACTCTCGAAGATGTTAATTTTGCAGATGTGTGGTTTTTGCCCAACAGCAATATGCCATTTGCTGTCCTATAATCACACCTACACTTTTACACATTACACTTTTAGCATTGGTGactccagtgggaattgaacctctgACCCTGGCAGCGTTGGTGCCTCGCTCCATCCAGACAGAAGAGATGGAAGAAGACCAGACCAGTGACAGAAACCAGTTTTGTCATAAAAATCCAATGCATTTACTGAATACACAAGGATTAAATTATATATCAACATATGGGCTTCTTGGATCAGAACGTCTTATTGGCATATAAACTGATTTCAGCTGCACTGGCGACACGACACAAAGCAGAAACGTATTTAAATCCTGTGTTGCTGCGATCCTGATGACAGCAGGGGAGCAACAAAGTATTAGAAACTCCTTCATAATGTTGACTTGGACTCTTCTGCACAGTCCAGGTCCCAAATacctcaaagcttaaaaatcctttagTCTGTATCCTCCCTTTTTAATTTCTGAAGTGGATTTGACAGATGAAATCAACAAGGCAGCTTCAGTCTCTCAGTCGGTACATTTCATGGGAGCAGCAAGTGTTGAAGGTCTTTCTAATGGGGACTTTGGTTTTACAGTAAGGCATGAAACATAACATACAGTAAAGAAAGTGTTCAGAAACAGAAGGCACAATGAATAGAGCAGAAAGTTAAGTGATATCGAAGCGGGTGTGATTGGCTGAAGAGTCTAGTCAGTCAGGATTATGGCATGTGGGGTAAATGAGAACTAGTCTGTGTTCCTGTACCATGTTTTACACTGCATGTTTGTATGAAGACAACATTTATTACACTACACCAGGTTCCCACAGGTCATGGTaattctggaatatcatggaagtGTATTCCAGATAGGGAACGTCAGGGAATTTTTGACTAATTCTCTGGGGAggtcagggaattttacaaatgggtcactttacataAATATACCTGAATGTGCTTTACAAGTTGTTTCACACAATCGTCACATTAGctgatggttttcagcccaactggagtagAAACCCAGCTGTTCACCGCTTTCAGAAAACCATGAAACCAGCAAAATAATGTTTAGGTGATGGAAATGCTCTGATTTAGTTATGGAAAGCCATGGATaaggaacaaaaacaatccCATCCTTTAATCTTCAGTAACCAAAGCCAAAATGTCCACTGATTTGAATTAATCATAACCAGGCCAcatattacatttacacttaagGTATTATTAAGGTAATTCCCTTAACCAGAGTGACTTGTATTAAATACGCAGGTAGGTAGAAATCAACCCTACTGTATTAATacacttctttttttaaacatacattttattGGATGATTCAACAGCTCAGATTTAAGTTACATTTTTGATCTTTGGCAAACTGTAAGGCACATTCAAACTCTAATGTCAGACTCAGGTGGATAATTTACTAATACTGGCAAAACATGACTATTAACATTTTCAGTATACACATGCCAGAATGATCAGTACACACATCTGAGTTATATATCATATTAATCACAAACTGGCATCACAGACAAGGGAATGGGTCGCCTCATCCGGACTGCATGAGAagtagagaaagaaaatgagaataaaatatgTGAAACGTCAACATAAAACATTAATTAGGCTAAATTTAAACAGGTAGTAGCCTATTCTGATACATTTCCCCACCCGACAGGATGGGCTAGCCTAGTCTatcctaaactaaactagaggAAAACATTAGCTTGTGTTTCCTAGGAGTTTAGTAAGTTCAGTGTAAAAAATTGAAGCGTACAAgtttgtttttaacatttattaaaggtcccatatggtgtaaagcaggactccccttgcctctgtgatgataaaggagttggatggtctatctaaacatggtgaaagtatcaaaacgcacggtcgccaactaaatccacacaatccatattagaaaagcgagcctctaaacgagccgtttggacttctgtaactttgcggcgtcacaaaggttcgctcattatcatttttgtaagaaataatagactaacaaagtgtttttttcaaagcggtcgagcggtcgtcatcgtttattaccggagagttttccctacctgtagccgccgcgCCGCgccgtctcacgtttcactcttgaaacggttagccaatcagaacagaggggtcgttaatattaatgagccttaaagacacggcgacagaaacagcctgttcttggtaaggctcagagagatgctggaaaatgaacgtggagaaatggattgagagtgtttttggtgcatgacaccacacacacagctttgaatggacctcaagacagaaaataaagtagaagtgtagaatatgggacctttaaaaagCAAAGCAACCTTTACGACTCGACTTCATTGAGAAGCAAGGCAGGCGTGGAGAGAAAGGCCTCTTACAATGAAACAGAGACTAGAGTTTGCATGGATTTACAGGATAGTTTGTCTGCGTCCTCTGAGCTCTCGGCCAAATGTCCAGTGTCTTGTTCTGTCTTCAGCCTGTACGACGCCTGCTGGAGAAGACAGCGAAGCTCTTCCCTGAAATGCGGACTGAGGAACATGTAGAGTAACGGAtccagacaggcagggagggcCGCGATGAGCAACGCCACGGCTTCGTCGACTTCTGGGccggggagggaagggagatggagcagggaggagaaggagaggagggtcGCGGAGAAGAAAAGCGAAGTGTttgtgaggaggaggaacgtCGTCAGTTTGGTCGTGGCTCTGTCCTGGACACCCGGCGGCTTTAACGTCACTTTCTCCCGATGACGCCGACGAAAAGTGTGGGTGACGGTCATGAACAGGTAACAGAAGGCGTTAAACAACAATAGGGCTGCGTTGTAGCCCCAGCACACTGAGCGTCTATGGGACacacagggagaagagaggCTAATCTCACCCGTGATAACAAGAGGCAAGGCGGTAACAGCCAGAGCCAGGGTGCAACAAACTGCCGAGGCGACCTGAACGCCCCCGCGCCTCTTCCAAACCTTCGGCCAGTTGAAGTCGCGGCTCGTAGAGTTTTTCTGCTCGAAGACGACGGCCATCATGAGGAAGACGCAGGCCTCGGAGGACAGAGCGAAGAGGAAGTCCATGACTCCAGATCCCGGAGCCTCGGTCTGCGTCCACGGGCCGAAAGCCTCGAAGCAGCCCGCGGTTTTGACGTCCGTCACGTCCAAGGTGGCGCCGGAGAGGCCCGCGAGGAAACGGAGCCAGAAGAGAACGCCTAGAAGACGCTGGGCGGTGGGTTTGGAtgctgaggagaggaagacggagacCAGGACCAGGAAGTTGAAGGCgatggagaggatggagatggagCACACGCTGAACTGAAGCAACCGGGGAGCGGAGGAGTTCTGGCACAGCCGGGGTGGAGCTGGAGACGGAGACAGACGAGGTAACTTCAGCTTTTTTCTtaataacattttagaggatttAACTGTGTGATTTATGATGATaggttatacagtatatgcagatGACCCTGCATGCTATTACTCATTTTGATCAACGCTTCCATCTCACATTGTCAATGTAACAttacaaaaagataaaaagatattatctgaaattcatcattcaaaatctctctaaaatataaagggtgcagtctgtaaaagtgataTAGATTTGTCATCCAAAGACTTAAGCTGCCTGCGCTATCCTTTAAGAAGCACTAACTGGTTTTAACTTTGtcctatcaatcattttgtaatagtAAGTGTCACTTCTTTCGGATGgtggacatctcattttggagcaaacCTCTTTATCGTCACTGCAGACTCACCTGGTGTTGGGGAACAGCGGACGGCAGGCTGTGGTCTCGTCTCACCACTAAACTCCATGGTCAAGTCCTCTGGATTATGGCTCTCTATGAAAATATGACAAGTAATCACTTTAAAGTTAAAGAAAAATCTTTTGtggtgaagtgttgtaatttacttttttggtgaacccactttccctcaacctgcctcgtctacttctacttcagttagtgatttcctacatttcccagaatgcctgcATTGTATTTCACAAACTACCAACAACAGATCCACAAAGCTGCAAACTGTCTacactgcattctggtctctctcctgctcctgtgggtggagaaattggtctctctcctcttctacgatggatttctccctgtatgattgttgaacgtctcttggtgcaaaatggcggctctagaaagaagccctcgctctttgattctgagggactgacaccaaaacctgacgtttaccgctgatgttttagatcactgaatcattttgtagctgctggaaatatctcgataTGATGACATATCATgtcgtctacatttggccagttatccgtgGGAATAAGAGAAATACAAGTAATTTCCGGGTGGTCAAATTGCACTCCTTTACTTTTTGAAAAGCATGCTCTCCCACCATGAGTGCTTACAGGTTCATGTTTCTGAATCAGAGTGCTTATTATTATAATGAGAAAAGTCAGAGTTTTCTTACTGATGTTGTCCACACTGTCGGGGCTCCAGGTGTGGAGGCTCTTTGACCTGACACAGTGAAGAAACACACAGCACTGTGAGGCAAACGGCATCTCTGCCACCCTGGGAACAAAACACATGAAGTCATtacaatgcaaaaatatcaCTGAAAAACCACATAACAGCAATTATGGTGTTTTAACTTTAGTTTGAtttgaaagtttacatggtcaTTTATGAGTGAGTTTCATCACCCTTGGGCCCTTGAAACTtgtaaaatttaaataaataaaatttcaaGGATATACATGGGTGTTGAAAAGTGCTATGATGTATATATGGTGTTGAAAAAATACATGGGCGTCTATGAGAAAATAgataatttaattattattttcttccttcctgAAAAGTATTCTTGCAGATACTTGACTTTCTTCTGACAGCATCAGTGTACTGCAATCACTAATATTGTAGCACCTTGCTAATTCATATGTCAAATGTTCAAATAGATAACCACAATACAAAACTGATTAAAAATTAGAAACTTGCATGGAAATGTGTTTAAATGCATGTACCAACAGGGAAATTCCAACAATTTGCAGAATACTATTTCAAGAGTACTACAAGAGAGTACTATCACAACGAtgcataatttatttttttgaccCACCAAGCTTATCAATCAGATCTGAAGTCTGAGCTTTTACTGTAATACATTAAAGTACTATCAGTAGATCTTATGCTGTCAgtaaatttgcatttttttaatacattaatATTGTATTTAACCCTTTTTGTGATACTTTGACTGCTGCTGACCTCTGTTCCTGAGGGGCTTGAACTCACATCCTTCAGACAGTTAATTGAAGACAGTCTCTTTTCActgtgccaccctgctgcctttATCCAGAGCCAGGTCCACTTAACAGGACACACCGCACGGGGCTATGAGCACCGTTACCTGAGTCTGGGCAGCTGGTGGAGGGGCAGGGCGGCTCTCAGCTGCAGGTTCCCCGCCAGCTTCAGATGGGTGAGGCTCTGCAGACCGTCcagggagacggaggagagcCGGTTGGAGGTGAGGtcactgagggagagagaggtgaataTCAACTGCAGCTATACTGTGTGCCGTTCTGCTTTTCAAAGCACAAAGTTACTAATGTTGAATTATAGAAAAAATACCACAGATTGGAGTTGTAGCTATGCAAACTTTTCTTAGAGGCAGaactgctctggaggcagaaataatctgattggttgagttaaacctcagtgggcggagccaactAACAGAGACTgaaacccagtgaaaaaggaacgaggtaagagaggaggaagctaatattatgaagcctagcgctacaaacttaaaaaatgtaatctatccatagctatctaggtaaggtagttagctagctgctgaccttcaacatcatgaatggtCCTGAAAGAAGTCTTTGctgtttatatttatattgaccagagttccttctttgccattcaagttcgccagttagctaacttgtgctttaaagtcgagatgaaatgaaaaatgcctttttaaccctcttagatcacatccccggtcatattgtgcacctatttaacaatatatgccaaaaaaaatacaaaaaatcaatttctttgtattcttatatcaaaattcaatcatgttttcttcctgtaaaacaaaatatgccatgtgcttacgtaagcatgcccgtaactaatttcaaccaataatatcatgacatccacccatcaatcaatcttcaattTTTAGCCACAGAGCTAAgcttcattagttagctagctagcaacagcatggtacttcggtgtgtcttcgggtgttatgacacgcccacttttcaatgttcaaatcaaattcctcccaacgttacgtcccgcctgtctttcctgtttcactcggaaatacgtcacgatacggaagttagatactctcgaaatgccgtttcatctcgactttaaagctgtggatctttggctccgcccattgaggtttaactcaaccaatcagattatttttctgcctccagagcagcagggagacaatttttttttgtgtgattatGTTTACAGGGGTGATGTGGATTTTTACAGAGCTCTCTTTGGGCACATTTCTACCCAGAACAAGATATTTGTCGTTCATGTCATGTGTTTGTTGAAAATAGTTTCCTGTCTGTGATCTGAGTTCAGAGCTTCTGTCACTCACAGCAATCTGAGTTCCTTCATGTGCCGGAAAGTTCCTGGACGGACCTGATGTATGGAGTTATGACGCAGATCTCTGGAAAGACAAAACAAGTTTCATCTGGCTCAATCGAGAGTAGAGTGAAGACAGTAAaaataactataactataacatAGACTATAACATGCAAAAGTGAAAACAACCTAATCTAATACAGCTGATCACTTACATGTTTTGCAGCtttctgcagctgctgaagcTGGGCAGACTCTGGATCAGGTTATGTGACAGATCcctacagacagaaaacaggttACATGGTGTGTTTGGGTTAGATGATTATGAAATACTTCAAAAAAGGTGGATTCTGTATAAGAAAATTTCAAGGATGCTTTTGTGTTCTTTTAGGACTCTGTATACAATCAAAGGGTGCAGTATGGatgtgtcttgtaagcccatgtgGAGTTGGATGATGTGagtaaaaaatattataaatcTCATGGTCCTTTGATAGAAGAAAATTCCTCCCACTCATGCCAGCAAATAGCCTGTATCCTGATTAATGTCATTAAGATTAAGCTGTTTCTAGCATGAGCATATCCAAATTATAACAATCTATAGTTCCTCCCGATTTCATCGCGGGGGACAAATATCCCCATACACAGGAATAAGCAGAATATTCCAAATGAAAAGGATCTTTCATAATCTGCAAAAGCCAACAATAAACAGTAGAATGTGTCTACATATCCtggttattttttttgcatatccCACATATATATACGTTTTTCATATTtgggtttctcataattggGACACAAGCTTGAGTCTGGGTTATTGCAGATGGGACAGTTAAATCTCCTGAATAACATCGGCATATTTATGTGTATATAGAGGCAGAGAGGCGGCCTGgtgacttaaaggaatagttcccccaaaaataaaaattctgtcatcatctactcaccctcatgccaaatgaaacacaggtgaaatttgttagtccatataacacacagggaggttgccagcacaacttggtagcagccttctccaaaacaactgaagtcaatggggaccagttctttagtTCCAAAActaaaacagccaaacaatcacactgtgaatagaaagacctatacaccattatttgttgcaaatcaatcagctgtagttaagatttgcactaaattatggtgtaaatatactgtaggtctttctggaactctgaagaaccggtccccactgacttcagctgttttggagaaggctgctatggagttgtgctggcagcctccctgtgtgttatatggacaaacttcatctatgtttcaactggcatgagggtgagtagatgatttttgggtgaactattcctttaagagacTGTTCTGTCCTCGCAAAAGAGTCCCCTTCTTAAGCTTAACAGATAGATAAACTCCTTCCAGCAGCTGTAGTGTTGACAGTTGATTTATTAGCACCAGTTCGTCGATGCAGTACTAGAAACAgagtaaaactgaaacaaagaaacaaacaagctaTAAGTATAAGTATGCTGAACACCAAGCTTAATTCTCACTAGCTTTACGTGAGGTATAATATTGTTACAAACCCTGAAATATGCTACCATATACAAATCATATCCCTCATAGCAAGATCGGTTACACAGAACTGATAAACAtacagttgtcatgacaacacgtAAATACCCCCGTAAACGATCGTCCATATAAATATCATCTAAATCAAAGGGTAAGTAGGTTATGAATTATTTTACTTACAGACAATGCTTCTACAAACTAACTGAAAGAGGGAAGAAGTCCGCCGCTCTACAGAATAACTGTCACCGTTTCCATGCCAACAAGATACTTCATCTTTCATTTGTAGGATATTTCAACCGAAACCACATTCTGGATGTTTAGCGATCTCGAGGTGCCTTCAAGTACCGTCGGAAATATGATAATTACAACTTAAACACCCATAAACAAACTCAGCCTAACTACAGGGGCCAGAATAGAGACTGTTCCATCacagaaaggtcacaggttctgaatgagtgtccttgagcaagatgctgAAGTCTGCTCACTCAAGTCGTTCTGGATAACGGCTAAGTgtataaaattaaattaaatgagaaTGAGATGCGAGTGTAAACTAACAGCTTGTGCAGGTCGGGCAGCTGCTGACAGACGGAGCTGGGGATGAAGGAGATGTGGGTCGCTGTGATGGAGCTGAGAGGTGAGAATACACAGTTAGTCAGATCAACTCGTTGGTCAAgtgtggaagtaactaattacatttactcacattactgtaattcagtagcttttctGTGTACTTCATggaatattttttaaagtcagtaattttacttttaagtacatttttcaCTGAAGTATTacacttcactacattttaaatcacatccattacagggGACAGATTTTGTAGATTATccatagcaacaacaagcagaaattggccaattgtggagccattcacatgcagtgaacagtcagtcagcaaagaagaaaagagtaatctggcttttaCTGTTTTTGCACTTTATTGTGCAATTTCTAAATTGtccaattaaaataatctagtttgaactctctccttttagaatcacatggaaaagatcacagctaacaacgttctcttttctaaaaaggaaCTCAGtagcttttactctgaggacattttcaATGAGACACTTTTACTTAAGCAGATTTTTACGCCAGCACTTTTGTCAGCAAAGTAAcgatacttctacttgagtaggacattctagtactctttccaccactgctaaTGTTACTATGAAGTGCTTTGGATGAATCTTTTCACCACACGGTCCAGTACGTATCAGCAGGACAGAGATGAGCGGGTTTGGTTTGGTGACTGCAGACTCACAGTGTTTCCAGTCTGTTGGTGCCGCTCAGGTCCGGGAACGCCGTGATGCTGCTGGTTCCACTCAGGGAGCTGACAGGGGAACAGGAGCAGCacataaaatagaaatacagTTTTTTTGTAATGCACAGtttttcaaaagtaggtatacatttttatatacatgaTTAAAACTCACTgaattattaaacattttccagtttcacctgttatttacattattgattaattcagcattattgaatgttgaattattttgttaaaatgccTAAATAACTTAAGAATGCTGGACGAGCCAAAGAGACCCACAGGGCTTATTTcccagaaagaaaaaataaataatcaaagtAAATGCAGAATGCTAAAAAATTTACATCTATAACTTGTGATgggtttgattccaaaatgGCATCTATCCATTTTAGAATAAAAACCACATTACTTCaaattccaaataaaaaaaaaatagggatgTTTCCATGTTCAAAAATGTAGCTATAGGGAAAAGATAataaatggatggataaatTAAGTGGATttccagttttattttcatgccagtgATCACTTTGCCAGAGTAGATGTCACTTTTACCAAATGCTGGACTTGTTTTTGAAATAAAACTCTTCACATACAAGATAATTTCACAAGACCATCCGAAGAGGCTTTGCAGCgtggtaaaataataaatagagaTTATTTTTAGTGAGATACTTTAgtggggaaattctctttcctcttgccTCTCCATATtggtatatatacagtatatatatatctatatatttatatctatatGATGAGGACTGCTGGTGCCTTACAGAGTGCGGAGCTGAGCCAGCTGCTGGAAGGCCGACCCCCCCACAGTCTGAACCGGATTGTTCTTGATGTTTCTGTTAGACAAAAATCACATCTTAACAAAATACTGTTAAAcacattaaagtggtaatctgcaagatccttCGCTTTTTCTATTACAATTTTAGCATTTTTCTTActtaattttaaaatgtacatgGTCATTTATGTAAGTGATTTTTTTGATACCTGTTAAAattgaataattaaaaaaatatatggcCTTCAATGAGGAAATAAGCATTGaaaaacagtatatattatatgttACAGGCGATGAGGTGATTGAAAAGGAATCCAGCTAATCATGATTAGATCAAAACAGCTTGAAGGTACCCACATTGTCTCCAGGGAAGGGTTTCCGATGAAGGAGTATTCTGGGATGGCTTTAATGTTGTTGCTGTGGAGGTTCCTGTGGGTGAACACCCAGGACTTAGTCAAACCGT
Coding sequences within:
- the LOC139915910 gene encoding leucine-rich repeat-containing G-protein coupled receptor 5-like, with translation MMHRLVFILASLGVIHGRGPRSGCPSACRCEGDGRLRRVDCVDLGLGVIPSNLSGFTSYLDLSLNELSALPAHAFASLHNLQELRLAGNGLTDVPKDAFAGLINLKVLMLQNNHLKQVPPEALENLRNLQSLRLDANFLARLPASSLRGLASLRHLWLDDNLLSELPVGALSALPALQAVTLALNNITRIPDRAFRSLRQLVVLHLHDNQIHSLGESCFDGLHNLETLDLSSNRLDSFPAAVRSLISLKELNLHSNNIKAIPEYSFIGNPSLETINIKNNPVQTVGGSAFQQLAQLRTLSLSGTSSITAFPDLSGTNRLETLSITATHISFIPSSVCQQLPDLHKLDLSHNLIQSLPSFSSCRKLQNIDLRHNSIHQVRPGTFRHMKELRLLDLTSNRLSSVSLDGLQSLTHLKLAGNLQLRAALPLHQLPRLRVAEMPFASQCCVFLHCVRSKSLHTWSPDSVDNITPPRLCQNSSAPRLLQFSVCSISILSIAFNFLVLVSVFLSSASKPTAQRLLGVLFWLRFLAGLSGATLDVTDVKTAGCFEAFGPWTQTEAPGSGVMDFLFALSSEACVFLMMAVVFEQKNSTSRDFNWPKVWKRRGGVQVASAVCCTLALAVTALPLVITGEISLSSPCVSHRRSVCWGYNAALLLFNAFCYLFMTVTHTFRRRHREKVTLKPPGVQDRATTKLTTFLLLTNTSLFFSATLLSFSSLLHLPSLPGPEVDEAVALLIAALPACLDPLLYMFLSPHFREELRCLLQQASYRLKTEQDTGHLAESSEDADKLSCKSMQTLVSVSL